From one Liolophura sinensis isolate JHLJ2023 chromosome 10, CUHK_Ljap_v2, whole genome shotgun sequence genomic stretch:
- the LOC135476600 gene encoding microprocessor complex subunit DGCR8-like, producing MAEGLDFDSDGGGPIPQGTLMEDTESAAKRPRLETVENSDALDSDCPSTSNNMVALSYCDSDSAGVLQTRDLEIIDELAGDQDGVEDFDEDSEGSECDLDDDEIHAWLEEGIELGKKSQSEGENKGEATGAPIRRDKVVLKERGHDPFEFLPEGWVTVTHNSGMPVYLHKRSRVCTLSKPYFLGPGSARKHEIPVSAVPCLHYRKELEKEKGVEAEEMGVANDAGGDMQGNETDSVGERQSNGQHTTNGELPESTKPSDTSPSIPVNESLTNGPSAPPPPADGATEDPGGTSEAGSAAVPVKIEYAEERKKITSLGPMELRNYCKNLFEFRVITVKKFKTWKDRRRHHTLMKRQNRPGLPDNTRLITCPIPSERGDDKKKEFALNPSGKSFVCILHEYVQHAMRVQPKYIFKELENAQTPYSATVVINDVEYATGYASSKKAAKMDAAKSTLAILIPEMKKVTQQENSKETEDLSFFDEIKIEDPRIYELCSKAGQPSPYQILQECLKRNYGMGDTQCKMEMKPLKHQRNEFLMSVGKHEAKVVCKNKREGKQSAAQAILQLLHPHVQSWGSLLRLYGRGSCNAIREKKQEEQSITHLQVNAKANRPNTAVLDKLKVEMTKLQQQRESIQSIGTFRVSTQELPANVASINL from the exons ATGGCTGAAGGGTTGGACTTTGACAGTGATGGTGGTGGTCCAATTCCGCAAGGTACATTAATGGAGGACACGGAATCTGCCGCTAAGCGCCCCAGACTTGAGACCGTGGAAAACTCTGACGCTCTAGACAGCGATTGCCCTTCGACATCTAATAATATGGTGGCGCTCAGTTACTGCGATAGCGACTCGGCTGGCGTCCTCCAGACACGAGATTTAGAAATCATCGATGAGTTGGCAGGTGATCAGGATGGAGTTGAGGATTTTGATGAGGATTCTGAAGGGAGTGAATGCGATTTGGATGATGATGAAATTCATGCATGGTTGGAGGAGGGGATTGAACTCGGGAAGAAGTCTCAATCAGAAGGAGAGAACAAAGGGGAGGCAACCGGTGCCCCGATCAGAAGGGACAAGGTGGTACTGAAGG AGAGAGGCCATGACCCATTTGAATTCCTGCCAGAAGGTTGGGTGACAGTGACTCACAACAGTGGCATGCCAGTCTACTTACACAAGCGAAGTCGAGTCTGTACATTATCCAAGCCTTACTTCTTAGGACCCGGGAGTGCTCGA AAACACGAAATTCCAGTAAGTGCTGTCCCTTGTTTGCACTACCGAAAAGAACTGGAAAAAGAGAAGGGTGTGGAGGCAGAGGAAATGGGCGTGGCGAATGATGCGGGTGGAGACATGCAGGGTAATGAGACAGACAGTGTAGGAGAACGACAGTCCAATGGACAGCATACAACCAATGGAGAGCTACCAGAATCTACAAAACCATCAG acaCCAGCCCTAGTATACCTGTTAATGAGTCCTTAACCAATGGTCCTTCAGCACCTCCACCTCCAGCAGATGGTGCCACTGAGGATCCTGGGGGGACGAGTGAAGCTGGCTCAGCTGCTGTACCCGTGAAGATCGAATATGCCGAAGAGAGGAAGAAAATCACATCCCTCG GTCCCATGGAGTTGCGCAATTACTGCAAAAACCTGTTTGAATTCCGAGTTATCACTGTGAAGAAATTTAA AACATGGAAGGATAGACGACGCCATCATACTTTGATGAAGAGACAGAATCGCCCTGGACTG CCGGACAACACAAGACTAATTACCTGCCCTATACCCTCCGAGAGGGGAGATGACAAAAAGAAAG agtttGCCCTGAACCCTAGTGGAAAGTCTTTTGTGTGTATATTGCacgagtatgtacaacatgctATGAGGGTTCAACCTAAGTACATCTTCAAAGAACTAG AGAATGCCCAGACCCCATACAGTGCGACAGTGGTTATTAATGATGTGGAGTATGCAACTGGATACGCCAGCAGTAAGAAGGCAGCCAAAATGGATGCAG CCAAGTCCACCCTGGCCATTCTTATTCCTGAGATGAAAAAAGTGACTCAACAGGAGAACAGCAAGGAGACAGAAGATTTGTCT ttttttgATGAAATTAAGATAGAAGACCCTCGTATTTATGAGCTATGCTCCAAGGCTGGCCAGCCAAGTCCCTACCAGATACTCCAAGAGTGTCTCAAAAG AAATTATGGAATGGGGGACACTCAGTGTAAAATGGAGATGAAGCCTTTAAAACACCAGAGAAATGAGTTCTTGATGTCTGTGGGAAAACATGAAGCTAAA gttGTATGTAAGAACAAGAGAGAAGGCAAACAGTCTGCTGCCCAGGCCATTCTACAG TTGTTACATCCTCATGTACAGAGCTGGGGGTCTTTGTTGAGGCTTTATGGCAGGGGAAGTTGTAATGCTATCAGGGAGAAAAAG CAAGAAGAACAAAGCATCACTCATCTACAGGTGAATGCCAAAGCTAACCGGCCTAATACAGCTGTACTGGACAAGTTAAAAGTGGAGATGACAAAATTACAGCAGCAGAGG gAATCCATCCAGTCTATTGGAACGTTTAGAGTGAGCACTCAGGAGTTGCCAGCAAACGTAGCCAGCATCAATCTCTga